One Bdellovibrio bacteriovorus str. Tiberius DNA segment encodes these proteins:
- a CDS encoding DUF6691 family protein: MKHYPSQAVMAFVAGVIFAVGLALSGMTQPQKVIGFLQLGEGWDPSLMFVMLAAIPVHMLSYRWIRGRRSPLLDTRWHIPETKDVTKSLIAGSLLFGIGWGLGGFCPGPALTSLGAGHFTAVVFVVAMLAGMGLHAVYVRVSGKN, from the coding sequence GTGAAACACTATCCAAGTCAGGCCGTGATGGCCTTTGTTGCCGGAGTGATTTTTGCTGTGGGGTTGGCGCTTTCAGGCATGACTCAGCCGCAGAAAGTGATCGGTTTTTTGCAGCTGGGTGAAGGCTGGGATCCCAGTTTGATGTTTGTGATGCTTGCGGCAATTCCGGTGCACATGCTGAGCTATCGCTGGATTCGTGGACGCAGATCTCCGCTATTAGATACGCGCTGGCACATTCCTGAAACCAAGGATGTCACCAAGTCGTTAATTGCAGGCAGTTTGCTATTCGGAATCGGCTGGGGTTTGGGCGGCTTCTGTCCGGGGCCCGCGTTAACTTCGCTGGGCGCAGGTCATTTCACGGCGGTGGTTTTTGTCGTGGCCATGCTTGCCGGAATGGGCCTGCACGCGGTGTATGTGCGCGTTTCTGGTAAGAATTAA
- the dnaJ gene encoding molecular chaperone DnaJ yields MAGKRDYYEILGVEKGADQDTIKKAYRKLAMQLHPDKNPGNKEAEEKFKEAAGAYEVLSDAQKRAQYDRFGHDAFTRGGGGGGFTDAEDIFSHFGDIFGDLFGGGGQQRQRRNRNEPRRGSDLRYVTEITLKDVITGIEKEIEFDTDKNCDECKGTGAEKGSQVSTCGTCGGSGQVVRQQGFFAMASTCPTCHGQGTVIKNPCKPCKGKGRVAEHRKIRLNIPAGVDTGTRLRVATEGEGGYMGGPAGDLYVEIRVKQHNNFERRNEDLFAELSLPYVQMLLGAEIEVPTVTGKAKLEVPKGTHNGDNVKLAGEGLPSLRGNRRGDIYFTVNVQFPEKLHKDEEKLLREIAKARGLNVTSEGGFFGKKK; encoded by the coding sequence ATGGCTGGCAAAAGAGATTACTACGAAATTCTGGGCGTCGAAAAAGGCGCTGATCAGGACACCATCAAAAAAGCTTATCGCAAACTGGCGATGCAGCTGCATCCCGACAAAAACCCCGGCAACAAAGAGGCCGAGGAAAAGTTCAAGGAAGCCGCAGGGGCTTATGAAGTTCTGAGCGACGCACAAAAACGCGCGCAGTACGATCGCTTTGGTCATGATGCCTTCACCCGTGGTGGTGGCGGCGGTGGTTTCACGGATGCGGAAGACATCTTCTCGCACTTCGGGGATATTTTCGGTGATCTGTTTGGTGGCGGCGGTCAGCAAAGACAGCGCCGAAACCGCAATGAACCGCGCCGTGGTTCTGACCTTCGTTATGTGACCGAGATCACGTTGAAAGACGTCATCACCGGCATTGAAAAAGAAATCGAATTTGATACCGACAAAAACTGTGACGAGTGCAAAGGCACGGGCGCCGAAAAAGGCTCGCAAGTCAGCACTTGCGGTACGTGCGGCGGCTCTGGTCAGGTCGTGCGTCAGCAGGGCTTCTTTGCGATGGCTTCCACATGCCCAACCTGTCATGGGCAGGGCACGGTGATCAAAAATCCATGCAAGCCGTGCAAAGGCAAGGGCCGCGTGGCTGAACACCGCAAGATCCGTCTGAACATCCCGGCAGGGGTGGACACCGGCACGCGTCTGCGTGTGGCGACGGAAGGTGAGGGCGGTTATATGGGTGGTCCCGCGGGCGACCTGTATGTTGAAATCCGCGTAAAACAACACAACAACTTCGAACGTCGCAACGAAGATCTTTTCGCCGAGCTGTCACTGCCGTACGTGCAGATGCTTCTGGGCGCGGAAATCGAAGTGCCGACCGTCACTGGCAAAGCCAAGCTGGAAGTCCCTAAGGGCACTCACAATGGTGACAACGTGAAACTTGCGGGTGAAGGGTTGCCATCACTAAGAGGCAACCGTCGCGGTGATATCTACTTCACTGTGAACGTGCAGTTCCCCGAGAAATTACATAAAGACGAAGAGAAGCTTTTGCGAGAAATTGCTAAGGCACGCGGTCTGAATGTGACATCGGAAGGTGGCTTCTTCGGCAAGAAGAAATAG
- a CDS encoding YeeE/YedE family protein — protein sequence MVDSILMALLGGALIGVAASIMLIFNGRVTGISGILNGFLGGVSAERLWRGAFLLGLLVGGFFMGLLRPDLFLNTSARSLTLIVIAGLFVGFGTVMGSGCTSGHGVCGISRFSVRSILATVVFIVTGMMVATGLKFLAGGL from the coding sequence ATGGTGGACAGCATTTTAATGGCACTTCTTGGCGGCGCGCTGATCGGGGTGGCGGCTTCGATCATGCTGATTTTCAACGGCCGGGTGACCGGAATCAGTGGCATTCTGAATGGCTTTTTAGGCGGAGTTTCTGCCGAACGCCTGTGGCGCGGGGCTTTTTTGCTGGGACTTTTGGTCGGCGGATTTTTCATGGGCCTTTTGCGGCCAGATCTGTTCCTGAACACATCGGCAAGGTCTTTGACGTTGATTGTGATAGCCGGTCTTTTTGTGGGCTTTGGCACGGTCATGGGAAGTGGCTGCACCAGTGGCCACGGGGTATGCGGGATCTCACGCTTTTCGGTTCGCTCCATCCTTGCGACAGTTGTTTTCATCGTGACCGGAATGATGGTCGCCACGGGGCTTAAATTTTTGGCGGGAGGTCTTTAG
- the dnaK gene encoding molecular chaperone DnaK has protein sequence MGKIIGIDLGTTNSCVAIMEGGEPKVLVNEEGARTTPSVVAYTKDGDRLVGQIAKRQAVTNPENTIYSAKRFIGRRFEEISEEIKLVPYTVVAKGNDCAFKVQGKTASPEEIGAAVLAKLKKVAEDYLGEPVTEAVVTVPAYFNDAQRQATKDAGRIAGLEVKRIINEPTAAALAYGMDKKKDEKIVIYDFGGGTFDVSILEVGDGVVEVRATNGDTHLGGDNFDTVILEWLITEFKKDQGIDLKNDKMALQRLKEAAEKAKIELSSAQETEINLPFITADQSGPKHLQTRLSRAKFDQMTEDLVKRSMEPCRKALADSGLKASEIDEVVLVGGSTRIPAIQKAVKDFFGKEPNRSVNPDEVVAIGAAVQGGVLAGDVKDVLLLDVTPLSLGIETLGGVMTTLIERNTAIPSKKSQVFSTAADNQPAVDIHVLQGERKMAGDNKTLGRFELVGIPPAPRGVPQVEVTFDIDANGILHVSAKDMSSGKTQQIKITAQSGMSEDEIKRAVNDAEGHAEEDKRKAEAATQRNNLDNLVYQTEKLIKDSGAQLPESEVKSANEAVAEAKKILENKAASGDELKGAFERLQNLTHKLTSELYKKQGGQPGAEGQQADAGQEGEASANKGGDDVIDADYKDVN, from the coding sequence ATGGGTAAAATTATTGGTATCGACTTAGGAACGACGAACTCATGCGTCGCGATTATGGAAGGCGGAGAGCCTAAAGTACTCGTGAACGAAGAGGGCGCTCGTACCACTCCTTCAGTTGTCGCGTACACCAAAGACGGTGACCGCTTGGTTGGTCAAATTGCCAAACGTCAGGCTGTAACCAATCCTGAGAACACAATCTATTCTGCGAAACGTTTCATCGGTCGCAGATTCGAAGAGATTTCTGAAGAAATCAAACTGGTTCCTTACACTGTTGTTGCCAAAGGCAATGACTGTGCGTTCAAGGTTCAGGGCAAAACCGCTTCTCCGGAAGAGATCGGTGCGGCGGTTCTTGCGAAACTGAAAAAAGTGGCAGAAGACTATTTGGGTGAACCGGTGACTGAAGCCGTTGTCACCGTTCCAGCTTACTTCAACGATGCGCAAAGACAGGCGACAAAAGATGCCGGTCGTATCGCTGGTTTGGAAGTAAAACGTATCATCAATGAGCCGACAGCGGCGGCATTGGCGTACGGTATGGATAAAAAGAAAGACGAAAAAATCGTTATCTACGATTTCGGTGGTGGTACGTTCGACGTTTCCATCCTGGAAGTGGGCGACGGTGTTGTTGAAGTTCGCGCGACCAACGGTGACACTCACCTGGGTGGTGACAACTTCGATACAGTGATCCTTGAGTGGCTGATCACAGAGTTCAAAAAAGATCAGGGTATTGATCTTAAGAACGACAAAATGGCTTTGCAGCGTCTGAAAGAAGCCGCTGAAAAAGCGAAGATCGAACTTTCTTCCGCTCAGGAAACTGAAATCAATCTTCCGTTCATCACGGCGGATCAATCCGGTCCTAAGCACTTGCAGACTCGTCTGTCTCGCGCGAAATTTGACCAGATGACTGAAGATCTTGTGAAACGCTCTATGGAGCCTTGCCGTAAAGCTTTGGCCGATTCCGGTTTGAAAGCTTCTGAAATCGACGAGGTTGTCCTGGTGGGTGGTTCCACTCGTATCCCGGCGATCCAGAAAGCCGTTAAAGACTTCTTCGGTAAAGAGCCAAACCGCTCTGTGAATCCGGATGAAGTTGTGGCGATCGGTGCCGCAGTTCAGGGTGGCGTTCTTGCCGGTGACGTGAAAGACGTTCTGTTGCTTGACGTGACTCCACTTAGCCTGGGGATTGAAACCCTGGGTGGCGTGATGACGACTTTGATCGAAAGAAACACGGCGATTCCTTCCAAGAAATCCCAGGTGTTCTCGACGGCTGCTGACAATCAACCTGCTGTGGACATCCACGTATTGCAGGGCGAGCGTAAAATGGCTGGCGACAACAAAACTCTGGGCCGTTTCGAATTGGTAGGCATCCCACCAGCTCCACGTGGTGTTCCGCAAGTTGAAGTTACTTTCGACATCGACGCCAACGGTATCCTGCACGTATCTGCGAAAGACATGTCTTCGGGCAAAACTCAGCAGATCAAGATCACAGCTCAGTCTGGTATGTCTGAGGACGAGATCAAACGCGCAGTGAACGATGCTGAAGGTCACGCAGAGGAAGATAAACGCAAGGCCGAGGCGGCAACACAAAGAAACAACCTCGACAACCTGGTTTATCAGACTGAAAAGCTGATCAAAGATTCCGGTGCTCAGTTGCCAGAATCTGAAGTGAAGTCTGCGAACGAAGCGGTTGCTGAAGCCAAGAAGATCCTTGAAAACAAAGCCGCTTCTGGCGACGAGTTGAAAGGTGCTTTCGAAAGACTTCAGAACCTGACGCACAAGCTGACTTCTGAGCTTTACAAAAAGCAAGGTGGCCAGCCAGGTGCTGAAGGTCAACAAGCTGATGCTGGTCAAGAAGGCGAAGCTTCTGCCAACAAAGGCGGCGACGACGTGATCGACGCTGACTACAAAGACGTAAACTAA
- a CDS encoding RHS repeat domain-containing protein → MNATAFNYTNENLTSITQGTRTMGLAYNTLGLLESIINPLSQTTSYVYNSANRLVTQVLPDSRVVGYSYDGVGNLTSITPPGRPAHNFLLNGHGLVGVYQAPTLSGVAVVNTTYTYNLDKQLTAIVRPDGGFVNYNYNATTGVLESVETPAGIYYHSFDTTVGLPSYISDPFGNGIHIGYVGRAPASYSMSNAIGSFIYTPTFGAANRLESDTVTGPLGTTSVISYLYNDDEDLRKAGDVNLTYNVPNGQLTGTTMGSGTTGFTDTYTYNNYGEVTGYQAKRGTTVIYDLTLNRDAMGRIDGKTQVMNAVTDNYVYTFDSTGRLTQTNKNSATVATYGYDSNSNRNGGTIGAQPTTATYDDQDRLLTYNTLSFTYNANGDLLTKTNSATSTTTQYVYDVFGNLTQVTLPSGAVITYEIDALNRRTGKLVNGVVQKRWIYMDQYRIAAELNATGTITKRFIYGSKGNIPDYMIASGVKYRIISDHLGSPRLVVKQSDGTVIQRMDHDEYGRVIADTNPGYLPFGFAGGLYDHQTSLVRFGARDYDPETGRWTSKDPILFNGGDVNLFGYVFNDPVNFIDSNGLSAKDVSRFRGSFNDLVSTMNNLGYRRPGTGSLNGWLGNVSYHKEYMGCVDQAGVAQRQMGGMSTDDKWTFSINQESLGLHKNVIGISSNPNDPMLIIDTWRNSFEERPR, encoded by the coding sequence TTGAATGCGACAGCCTTCAATTATACTAACGAAAACTTAACTTCAATTACCCAAGGTACTCGCACGATGGGCCTGGCTTATAACACGCTAGGTCTTCTTGAAAGTATAATAAACCCGTTAAGTCAAACGACGTCTTATGTGTACAACTCTGCAAATAGACTTGTGACTCAAGTTCTTCCAGATAGTCGGGTAGTGGGTTACTCTTATGATGGTGTTGGAAATCTGACATCTATTACCCCGCCTGGCCGACCGGCTCACAACTTTTTACTGAATGGTCACGGACTGGTGGGCGTGTATCAGGCGCCTACCTTGTCGGGTGTTGCTGTAGTGAATACTACCTACACTTATAATTTGGATAAACAATTAACAGCAATTGTTCGACCTGATGGTGGATTTGTTAATTACAACTACAATGCGACCACTGGGGTGCTCGAGAGCGTTGAAACGCCAGCAGGTATCTATTATCATTCTTTTGATACTACGGTAGGTTTGCCTTCCTATATTAGCGATCCTTTTGGGAATGGCATTCACATCGGGTATGTGGGTAGAGCCCCTGCGTCGTACTCTATGAGTAATGCAATAGGTAGCTTTATTTACACGCCAACTTTTGGCGCTGCCAATCGCCTTGAGTCCGACACTGTCACCGGACCTCTTGGCACAACATCGGTAATTTCGTATTTGTATAACGACGACGAAGACCTAAGAAAAGCCGGCGACGTCAACCTAACCTACAACGTTCCAAACGGCCAGTTGACGGGCACTACCATGGGTTCAGGAACCACAGGCTTCACTGACACTTATACATACAACAACTACGGCGAAGTCACTGGCTATCAGGCAAAACGCGGAACCACGGTCATCTATGATTTGACCCTGAACCGCGATGCCATGGGACGCATTGACGGTAAAACCCAGGTGATGAACGCGGTCACTGACAATTACGTTTATACCTTTGATAGCACCGGTCGTCTGACTCAAACTAATAAGAACTCTGCGACAGTTGCCACCTACGGCTATGACAGCAATAGCAACCGTAACGGCGGAACTATCGGAGCACAACCAACCACAGCTACTTACGACGACCAGGACCGACTGCTGACCTATAACACCTTGTCGTTCACCTACAACGCAAACGGTGACTTGCTGACTAAAACCAACAGTGCCACAAGTACGACAACTCAATACGTTTACGACGTGTTCGGCAATTTGACGCAAGTGACCCTGCCTTCGGGGGCCGTGATCACCTACGAAATCGATGCCTTGAATCGCAGAACTGGGAAGCTTGTAAACGGAGTCGTGCAAAAACGCTGGATCTATATGGATCAGTACCGAATCGCTGCCGAGCTGAATGCCACAGGTACTATTACAAAGCGCTTCATCTATGGTTCAAAAGGCAATATCCCTGACTACATGATCGCATCCGGAGTGAAATACAGAATCATTTCCGATCACCTCGGTTCACCACGTCTAGTGGTCAAGCAATCCGATGGCACAGTAATCCAAAGGATGGACCACGATGAATACGGCCGAGTGATCGCCGACACCAACCCAGGCTATCTGCCGTTTGGCTTCGCCGGGGGATTGTACGACCATCAAACGAGCCTAGTAAGATTTGGAGCTCGTGATTATGATCCGGAGACGGGGAGATGGACGAGTAAGGATCCGATTCTATTTAACGGTGGGGACGTTAATCTGTTTGGGTATGTTTTCAACGATCCAGTGAATTTTATTGATAGCAATGGCTTGAGCGCGAAAGATGTAAGTCGCTTTAGAGGTAGCTTCAATGACCTTGTCAGTACAATGAACAATCTCGGTTATAGACGTCCTGGTACCGGTAGTTTAAATGGCTGGTTGGGCAACGTAAGCTATCATAAAGAGTATATGGGCTGTGTGGATCAGGCAGGGGTGGCTCAGCGTCAAATGGGCGGAATGAGTACCGACGACAAATGGACATTTTCAATTAACCAGGAGTCTCTTGGACTTCATAAAAACGTGATAGGAATTTCTTCAAACCCAAATGATCCAATGCTAATAATTGATACTTGGAGAAATAGCTTTGAAGAGAGACCTAGATAA
- a CDS encoding BrnA antitoxin family protein produces MKKEYDLTKGKVRKKPALNPKETKIQTSVRIDGDIFLWLQAEAERQHIPYQTLMNKYLREVMSKPSIESRLSAIEKAVFKKAL; encoded by the coding sequence ATGAAGAAAGAATATGATCTTACCAAAGGCAAAGTTCGAAAAAAGCCTGCACTGAATCCCAAAGAAACCAAGATTCAAACCAGCGTCAGAATTGATGGTGATATTTTCCTTTGGCTGCAAGCCGAGGCTGAAAGACAGCACATTCCCTACCAGACACTAATGAACAAGTATCTGCGTGAAGTCATGAGCAAACCTTCGATTGAAAGTCGACTGTCGGCGATTGAAAAAGCGGTTTTTAAGAAAGCTCTTTAG
- a CDS encoding IS3 family transposase — MSRSSIYYEPVSQEEIGMPRHYQKSDDQIILEEIKAVIAIRATYGYRRVTTMVNRQRSLDGRNKINRKRVQRIMRMNGLSLPQTMPQPKRPHTGVVMTMFPNLRWCSDGMEIRCFNGDKVFVAFALDCCDREAFAYVARTEPLSATDIEELMVKAVEARFGESLRCPREIQWLSDRGSIYRAKSVKDLGKELNLNCCYTRAYSPESNGMAEAFVKTIKRDYVYQADCDSAETVLKLLPQWFADYNNIAPHSALGMKSPVEYKGSVNF, encoded by the coding sequence ATCAGCCGAAGTTCAATTTATTACGAACCAGTTTCTCAGGAGGAAATTGGCATGCCTCGCCATTACCAAAAATCAGACGATCAAATAATTTTAGAAGAAATCAAAGCCGTTATTGCAATTAGAGCCACCTATGGCTACCGCCGGGTGACAACGATGGTGAATCGCCAAAGATCCCTTGATGGTCGCAATAAGATCAATCGCAAGCGTGTTCAAAGAATCATGCGCATGAATGGTCTTTCATTGCCACAAACAATGCCACAGCCAAAAAGGCCACATACGGGAGTTGTTATGACTATGTTCCCGAATCTGCGTTGGTGTTCAGATGGCATGGAAATCCGCTGTTTTAACGGCGACAAAGTTTTCGTGGCGTTTGCTTTGGATTGTTGTGATCGCGAAGCATTTGCTTACGTCGCTAGGACTGAGCCGCTATCAGCTACCGACATAGAGGAATTGATGGTTAAAGCTGTTGAAGCGAGATTTGGTGAGTCATTGAGATGTCCTCGCGAAATTCAGTGGTTGTCAGATCGAGGGTCAATTTACCGTGCGAAGTCCGTGAAGGATCTTGGCAAAGAGTTAAATCTGAATTGCTGTTACACCAGAGCCTACAGCCCAGAATCCAACGGCATGGCTGAAGCATTCGTTAAAACAATCAAAAGGGATTACGTTTATCAGGCTGACTGTGACAGCGCAGAGACGGTTCTCAAGCTTTTGCCGCAGTGGTTTGCAGATTATAACAATATTGCTCCGCACTCAGCACTTGGCATGAAGAGCCCGGTCGAGTACAAAGGGTCCGTGAACTTTTAA
- a CDS encoding MBL fold metallo-hydrolase has product MKLQIQHFFDAGTSTLTYVVFDQDTRDAVVIDPVWDFDAASGALSTQSMQPVIDFIKINNLRPHYVMETHAHADHLSSSQLFKNFFPDIKVAIGERITEVQKTFKGIFNMEFSATGEDFDLLLKENQELQAGSLKIRVLFTPGHTPACASYLIEDALFSGDALFMPDSGTGRCDFPAGSAEKLYESVMKIYSLPDTTRIFVGHDYQPNGRELKCQTTVAEEKSQNIQLKGQTTKEDFVKFRTARDATLAAPKLLLPSIQVNIRGGRLPDPEDNGARYLKVPVK; this is encoded by the coding sequence ATGAAACTGCAGATTCAGCATTTTTTTGATGCCGGCACTTCGACACTGACTTATGTGGTGTTTGATCAGGACACCCGCGATGCCGTGGTGATTGATCCGGTGTGGGATTTTGATGCAGCATCAGGGGCCCTTTCCACCCAATCCATGCAGCCGGTGATTGATTTCATCAAAATCAACAACTTGCGCCCGCATTATGTCATGGAAACCCACGCCCATGCAGATCACCTTTCAAGCTCGCAACTGTTTAAAAACTTTTTCCCGGATATCAAGGTCGCCATCGGCGAACGCATCACCGAAGTGCAAAAAACCTTTAAAGGCATCTTCAACATGGAATTTTCCGCCACCGGCGAGGACTTTGATCTGCTGCTGAAAGAAAATCAGGAACTGCAGGCCGGATCTTTGAAAATCCGCGTGCTGTTCACTCCGGGGCACACGCCGGCGTGTGCTTCGTACCTTATTGAGGATGCGCTGTTTTCAGGTGATGCGCTGTTTATGCCTGATTCCGGCACCGGCCGCTGTGACTTCCCTGCTGGCAGTGCTGAAAAACTTTATGAATCCGTGATGAAGATTTATTCCCTGCCCGACACAACCCGTATCTTTGTTGGGCATGATTACCAACCCAATGGGCGCGAACTGAAATGTCAGACCACGGTGGCTGAAGAAAAATCCCAGAACATTCAGCTAAAAGGTCAGACAACGAAAGAGGATTTCGTAAAGTTCCGCACCGCACGTGATGCCACGCTGGCTGCGCCCAAGCTGTTATTGCCAAGCATTCAGGTTAACATCCGCGGAGGCCGTCTGCCTGATCCTGAGGACAACGGCGCGCGATACTTAAAAGTTCCGGTGAAGTAA